From the Micromonospora lupini genome, one window contains:
- a CDS encoding RtcB family protein, with protein MGFTPLAGTRAPVRVWTDPYAIEPQAAKQLRNIGALPWVQGVAVMPDVHFGKGATVGSVIAMRQAVSPAAVGVDIGCGMSAVRTSLTAADLPDDLAGLRSAIEATIPVGFAQRQEAVNPRRVRGLEQAGWDDFWSRFAGLDRRVAQLETRAQRQLGTLGGGNHFIEVCLEQGGADEGRVWLMLHSGSRNIGKELAERHIGVARGLPHNADLPDRDLAVFLAGTPEMDAYRRDLWWAQEYARRNRAVMLALLCGVVREHFPQVGYDDPISCHHNYVSEESYDGVEVLVTRKGAIRAGRGDLGIIPGSMGTGSYIVRGRGNPDAYCSASHGAGRRMSRAQAKRTFSTDDLAAQTAGVECRKDAGVVDEIPGAYKDITEVMAQQEDLVEVVAHLKQVVCVKG; from the coding sequence ATGGGATTCACCCCTCTCGCCGGTACCCGGGCACCGGTCCGGGTCTGGACCGACCCGTACGCCATCGAGCCGCAGGCCGCGAAGCAGCTGCGCAACATCGGCGCGCTGCCCTGGGTGCAGGGCGTCGCCGTCATGCCTGACGTGCACTTCGGCAAGGGCGCCACCGTCGGCTCGGTGATCGCCATGCGGCAGGCCGTATCGCCGGCAGCGGTCGGCGTCGACATCGGCTGCGGCATGTCAGCGGTGCGCACGTCGCTGACCGCCGCCGACCTGCCGGACGACCTGGCCGGGCTGCGCTCGGCGATCGAGGCCACCATCCCGGTCGGCTTCGCCCAGCGGCAGGAGGCGGTCAACCCGCGCCGGGTCCGTGGCCTGGAGCAGGCCGGCTGGGACGACTTCTGGAGCCGGTTCGCGGGCCTGGACCGGCGGGTGGCGCAGTTGGAGACCCGGGCCCAGCGGCAGCTCGGGACGCTCGGCGGCGGCAACCACTTCATCGAGGTCTGCCTGGAGCAGGGCGGCGCCGACGAGGGCCGGGTGTGGCTGATGCTGCACTCCGGGTCCCGCAACATCGGCAAGGAGTTGGCCGAACGGCACATCGGAGTGGCCCGGGGGCTGCCGCACAACGCCGACCTGCCCGACCGGGACCTGGCGGTGTTCCTCGCCGGAACGCCGGAGATGGACGCGTACCGGCGGGACCTGTGGTGGGCGCAGGAGTATGCGCGACGCAACCGGGCGGTCATGCTGGCGCTGCTCTGCGGCGTGGTGCGCGAGCACTTCCCGCAGGTCGGCTACGACGACCCGATCTCGTGCCACCACAACTACGTGTCGGAGGAGAGCTACGACGGGGTGGAGGTGCTTGTCACCCGCAAGGGCGCCATCCGGGCCGGGCGGGGTGACCTGGGCATCATCCCCGGGTCGATGGGCACCGGGTCGTACATCGTGCGGGGCCGCGGCAACCCGGACGCGTACTGCTCGGCCTCACACGGTGCCGGGCGGCGGATGTCGCGGGCGCAGGCCAAGCGGACGTTCAGCACCGACGACCTGGCCGCGCAGACCGCCGGCGTCGAGTGCCGCAAGGACGCCGGGGTGGTCGACGAGATCCCCGGCGCGTACAAGGACATCACCGAGGTGATGGCCCAGCAGGAGGACCTGGTCGAGGTGGTCGCGCACCTCAAGCAGGTCGTCTGCGTGAAGGGCTGA
- a CDS encoding MFS transporter codes for MSGTTSTAPGAPGAGTSTGAPHPRRWIALAVIAVSQLMVVLDATIVNIALPQAQTDLGITDANRQWVITAYTLAFGGLLLLGGRIADYWGRKRTFIVGMVGFALASALGGLATSGEMLFAARALQGAFGALLAPAALALLTVLFTEATERAKAFAVYGAIAGGGSAVGLLLGGVLTEYADWRWCLLVNIPVAAIAIAFAIPLVPESRAHGNTRYDVPGAVVVTAGLVSLVYGFTKAAEDGWDATATLGFIAAGVVLLAAFVVIELRSNHPLLPLRIILDRNRGGAYLASTLIGAGLFGAFLFLTFYFQVVLQYKPLEAGLASLPVTAGVLIAAGGASQLMPKLGAKPLMVGGAVLAAVAMLTLTQIDVDTSFLTLLLPAQVVLGMGLGFTFVPLSSLALVGVPEHDAGAASATLNATQQIGGSLGTALLNTFYTSAVAAYLVGRAPNPVTQVEALVHGYRVAFAWGAALIVLAGVVTLVLVKVRKEDIPAGNAVHMG; via the coding sequence ATGTCCGGAACCACCTCGACAGCCCCCGGCGCACCCGGCGCCGGCACGTCGACAGGCGCGCCGCACCCGCGGCGCTGGATCGCGCTGGCGGTGATCGCGGTCTCACAGCTGATGGTCGTCCTGGACGCCACCATCGTGAACATCGCGCTCCCGCAGGCCCAGACCGACCTGGGGATCACCGACGCGAACCGGCAGTGGGTGATCACCGCCTACACGCTTGCCTTCGGCGGACTGCTCCTGCTCGGCGGCCGGATCGCCGACTACTGGGGCCGCAAGCGCACGTTCATCGTCGGCATGGTCGGCTTCGCGCTGGCGTCCGCGCTGGGCGGTCTGGCCACCAGCGGCGAGATGCTCTTCGCCGCCCGCGCGTTGCAGGGCGCCTTCGGCGCGCTGCTCGCCCCGGCCGCGTTGGCGCTGCTCACGGTGCTGTTCACCGAGGCCACGGAGCGGGCCAAGGCGTTCGCCGTGTACGGCGCGATCGCCGGCGGCGGGTCCGCGGTCGGGCTGCTGCTCGGCGGGGTGCTGACCGAGTACGCCGACTGGCGCTGGTGCCTGCTCGTCAACATCCCGGTCGCCGCCATCGCGATCGCCTTCGCGATCCCGTTGGTGCCGGAGAGCCGGGCGCACGGCAACACCCGCTACGACGTGCCCGGCGCGGTAGTCGTCACCGCCGGCCTGGTCTCCCTGGTGTACGGCTTCACCAAGGCCGCCGAGGACGGTTGGGACGCCACCGCGACGCTCGGCTTCATCGCCGCCGGTGTGGTGCTGCTCGCCGCCTTCGTGGTGATCGAGCTGCGCTCCAACCACCCGTTGCTGCCGCTGCGGATCATCCTGGACCGCAACCGGGGCGGCGCGTACCTCGCCTCCACGCTCATCGGCGCCGGCCTGTTCGGGGCGTTCCTCTTCCTCACCTTCTACTTCCAGGTGGTGTTGCAGTACAAGCCGCTCGAGGCGGGCCTCGCGTCGCTGCCGGTCACCGCGGGCGTGCTGATCGCCGCGGGTGGCGCCAGCCAGCTCATGCCGAAGCTGGGCGCCAAGCCGCTGATGGTCGGCGGCGCCGTGCTCGCCGCCGTGGCCATGCTGACGCTCACCCAGATCGACGTGGACACCTCGTTCCTCACCCTCCTGCTGCCCGCCCAGGTGGTCCTCGGCATGGGCCTCGGCTTCACCTTCGTGCCGCTGTCCAGCCTCGCGCTGGTCGGGGTGCCGGAGCACGACGCCGGAGCGGCGAGCGCGACGCTTAACGCGACGCAGCAGATCGGTGGCTCGCTGGGCACCGCGCTGCTGAACACCTTCTACACAAGCGCTGTCGCCGCGTACCTGGTCGGACGGGCGCCGAACCCGGTCACCCAGGTCGAGGCGCTCGTGCACGGCTACCGCGTGGCGTTCGCCTGGGGCGCTGCCCTGATCGTGCTCGCCGGAGTGGTGACCCTGGTCCTGGTGAAGGTGCGCAAGGAGGACATCCCCGCCGGCAACGCCGTGCACATGGGCTGA
- a CDS encoding acetylxylan esterase has protein sequence MHTDLPEAQLREYRGVVRDPADFDEFWADTLAQARDANWPIRLEPVVTGLTAIDVYDVTFPGFAGQPVRAWLRVPHGAGTALPTVVQYVGYGGGRGHALENLLWASAGFAHLQMDTRGQGSGWSRGVTADPGAAGPEAPGVATRGIADPRTYYYRRLITDAVRAVDAARTLPMVDPTRVAVLGHSQGGALALAAGALARGVRAVVALVPFLCDIPRAVVITDAHPYREIRDYLAIHRDAEERVLTTLSYVDGVNFARRCRRPARYSVALMDDIVPPSGVYAAHNAHAGATELSVWRYNGHEAGGIDDDEAALRFLGTHLVDTRDAASTVPAPAGGRLLNGLAAADG, from the coding sequence ATGCACACGGACCTGCCCGAGGCGCAGCTGCGCGAGTACCGCGGCGTGGTGCGGGACCCCGCCGACTTCGACGAGTTCTGGGCCGACACATTGGCGCAGGCCCGCGACGCCAACTGGCCGATCCGGCTCGAGCCCGTGGTGACCGGTCTGACCGCCATCGACGTGTACGACGTGACGTTCCCCGGGTTCGCCGGTCAGCCCGTACGGGCCTGGCTGCGGGTGCCGCACGGGGCCGGCACGGCGCTGCCGACAGTCGTGCAGTACGTGGGCTACGGGGGCGGGCGCGGGCACGCGTTGGAGAACCTGCTCTGGGCGTCGGCCGGGTTCGCCCACCTGCAGATGGACACCCGGGGGCAGGGCTCGGGCTGGAGCCGGGGCGTCACCGCGGACCCGGGCGCCGCCGGCCCGGAGGCGCCCGGTGTGGCCACGCGGGGCATCGCCGATCCCCGCACCTACTACTACCGACGGTTGATCACCGACGCGGTCCGGGCGGTGGACGCGGCCCGGACCCTGCCGATGGTCGACCCGACCCGGGTGGCGGTGCTCGGGCACAGCCAGGGTGGCGCCCTCGCTCTCGCGGCCGGCGCGTTGGCACGCGGTGTGCGGGCCGTGGTCGCCCTCGTACCGTTCCTCTGTGACATCCCGCGCGCCGTGGTGATCACCGACGCCCATCCGTACCGGGAGATCCGCGACTACCTGGCGATCCACCGGGACGCCGAGGAGCGGGTGCTGACCACCCTGTCGTACGTCGACGGCGTCAACTTCGCCCGACGCTGCCGCCGACCGGCGCGCTACTCGGTGGCGTTGATGGACGACATCGTGCCGCCGTCGGGGGTCTACGCCGCGCACAACGCCCACGCGGGGGCGACGGAGCTGTCGGTGTGGCGGTACAACGGCCACGAGGCCGGCGGAATCGACGACGACGAGGCGGCTCTGCGCTTCCTCGGCACGCACCTGGTCGACACCCGCGACGCGGCGTCGACCGTGCCGGCTCCGGCTGGCGGCCGGCTGTTGAACGGGCTCGCGGCGGCCGACGGCTGA
- a CDS encoding spore photoproduct lyase family protein, with protein sequence MTSPDAVDVDQPLAVDVPAAPHDASGERVPTRDLAGLAPAARPARRWTPGRVVATPAALEHPHGQRIVDRVRALGIEVERLRSNRLTGVRGQTDRETYARAKATMAIVVSPPSRRALQPISPSADWRVDLAEGCPAHCQYCYLAGSLSGPPVTRVYADLDDILAGLAAYAGRGTVTSRNARRADEGTTFEASCYTDPLALEHLTGSWRRAVEHFAGWDAPVQLRWTTKYADVDTFVGLPHAGRTRVRFSVNCAPVSERFEGGTARVPDRLAALRRLALDGYPVGLTIAPIMPLPDWRERYGELLDQVRAAVDGVPDVDLTAELITHRFTPGSKEVLLGWYPHTRLEMDEESRSRKHGKFGAVKYVYPRDTMAELRGWFTAELAARVPACRILYWT encoded by the coding sequence ATGACCAGCCCGGACGCCGTCGACGTCGACCAGCCGCTCGCCGTGGACGTGCCCGCCGCGCCGCACGACGCCAGCGGCGAGCGGGTGCCGACCCGCGACCTCGCCGGGCTCGCCCCGGCGGCCAGACCGGCACGCCGCTGGACCCCGGGCCGGGTGGTGGCCACCCCGGCCGCCCTCGAACACCCCCACGGGCAGCGGATCGTCGACCGGGTGCGGGCGCTGGGCATCGAGGTGGAACGACTGCGGTCCAACCGGCTCACCGGCGTACGCGGGCAGACCGACCGGGAGACGTACGCCCGCGCCAAGGCGACAATGGCGATCGTGGTGAGCCCGCCGTCGCGGCGTGCCCTGCAACCCATCTCCCCCAGCGCCGACTGGCGCGTCGACCTCGCCGAGGGCTGCCCCGCGCACTGTCAGTACTGCTACCTCGCCGGTTCGCTCTCCGGCCCGCCGGTGACCCGGGTGTACGCGGACCTCGACGACATCCTGGCCGGGCTGGCCGCCTACGCCGGGCGCGGAACGGTGACCAGCCGCAACGCGCGCCGCGCCGACGAGGGCACCACATTCGAGGCGTCCTGCTACACCGACCCGCTCGCGCTGGAGCACCTGACCGGCAGTTGGCGGCGGGCGGTGGAGCACTTCGCCGGCTGGGACGCGCCCGTGCAGTTGCGCTGGACCACCAAGTACGCAGACGTGGACACCTTCGTCGGGCTGCCGCACGCCGGCCGCACCCGGGTCCGGTTCAGCGTCAACTGCGCCCCGGTGAGCGAACGGTTCGAGGGCGGTACCGCGCGGGTTCCGGACCGGCTCGCCGCGCTGCGCCGGCTCGCGCTCGACGGCTACCCGGTCGGGCTGACCATCGCCCCGATCATGCCCCTGCCGGACTGGCGCGAACGCTACGGCGAGCTGCTCGACCAGGTCCGCGCGGCGGTCGACGGGGTCCCCGACGTGGACCTGACCGCCGAGCTGATCACGCACCGGTTCACGCCGGGCAGCAAGGAGGTGCTGCTCGGCTGGTACCCGCACACCCGGCTGGAGATGGACGAGGAGTCCCGCAGCCGCAAACACGGCAAGTTCGGCGCGGTGAAGTACGTCTACCCCCGCGACACGATGGCCGAGCTGCGCGGCTGGTTCACCGCCGAACTGGCCGCCCGGGTGCCTGCCTGCCGCATCCTCTACTGGACCTGA
- a CDS encoding LacI family DNA-binding transcriptional regulator, whose amino-acid sequence MDADDGRRVTITAIAREAGVSVPTVSRVLNGRSDVAPGTRERVEELLRHHGYRRRSSRSVRRAGLVDLVFNDLDSPWAVEIIRGVEDVGHGAGVGTVVSAIHRQPTAARQWLQNLRTRATDGVIFVTSHLSPPLHAQLRRLNVPVVVVDPAGVPAMDVPTIGATNWAGGLAATEHLLAVRHRRIGFVAGPTHLLCSRARLDGYRAGLEAAGVPVDDALIYPGDFYHASGFAGGTALLDLADPPTGIFAASDQMAFGVYEAIRRRGLRVPDDVSVVGFDDLPEARWASPPLTTVRQPLVEMGRLAVRTVLRLAQGEGIDSPRVELATELVVRDSTAVPPTG is encoded by the coding sequence GTGGACGCGGACGACGGACGCAGGGTGACCATCACCGCGATCGCACGGGAGGCCGGGGTCTCGGTGCCGACCGTGTCACGGGTGCTCAACGGCCGGTCCGATGTGGCCCCCGGCACCCGGGAACGCGTCGAGGAGCTGCTGCGCCACCACGGCTACCGGCGCCGCAGCAGCCGCAGCGTCCGCCGCGCGGGCCTCGTCGACCTGGTCTTCAACGACCTGGACAGCCCCTGGGCCGTGGAGATCATCCGGGGCGTGGAGGACGTCGGGCACGGCGCCGGGGTGGGCACCGTGGTCTCCGCGATCCACCGGCAGCCCACGGCGGCCCGACAGTGGCTGCAGAACCTGCGCACCCGCGCCACCGACGGTGTCATCTTCGTGACGTCGCACCTGAGCCCGCCGCTGCACGCGCAACTGCGCCGCCTCAACGTACCTGTGGTGGTCGTCGACCCGGCCGGCGTGCCGGCGATGGACGTTCCGACGATCGGCGCCACCAACTGGGCCGGCGGGCTCGCCGCGACCGAGCACCTGCTGGCGGTCAGGCACCGGCGGATCGGGTTCGTGGCCGGGCCGACGCACCTGCTGTGCAGCCGGGCCCGCCTCGACGGCTACCGCGCCGGGCTGGAGGCCGCCGGCGTTCCGGTGGACGACGCGCTGATCTACCCGGGCGACTTCTACCACGCCTCCGGCTTCGCCGGCGGCACGGCGCTGCTCGACCTGGCCGACCCGCCGACAGGCATCTTCGCGGCCAGCGACCAGATGGCGTTCGGCGTCTACGAGGCCATCCGCCGCCGCGGCCTGCGGGTCCCCGACGACGTCAGCGTGGTCGGTTTCGACGACCTGCCGGAGGCCCGTTGGGCGTCACCGCCGTTGACCACCGTCCGGCAGCCCTTGGTCGAGATGGGCCGGCTGGCGGTGCGGACGGTGCTGCGACTGGCCCAGGGCGAGGGCATCGACTCGCCCCGGGTGGAGCTGGCCACCGAGTTGGTAGTCCGGGACAGCACCGCCGTCCCGCCGACCGGCTGA
- a CDS encoding Gmad2 immunoglobulin-like domain-containing protein — MSRRGTVSVGRRGGLRAVAVPVLVAALLLGACGTPRSGVLGAAPTAPPPSAPPAGRPTPAPTPPTGPPTGSPPSAAVTPTTPRPPAPTAAGTRRPDPVTIELWYVRSGLLVPTRRTRPATVATSRLALAELAAGPTPAEAATGMVTLLPAGVEVTRIADGVATLGPVPSGDDPAERRRLREAQVVFTLTQFPTVRQVRFPGGAPVGRSDYPDLLAPIVVTAPSVGDRVTAPLTVTGTADVFEATVSIRVLDAAGREVAAGFGAASCGSGCRGAYRLVIDWRAAREQHGTIEVYEVSARDGSRIHTVAVPVILTPSGS; from the coding sequence ATGAGCCGGCGCGGCACGGTCAGCGTGGGCCGGCGCGGTGGGTTGCGCGCGGTGGCGGTGCCGGTGCTCGTCGCGGCGCTCCTGCTCGGCGCGTGCGGCACCCCCCGCTCCGGCGTCCTGGGCGCGGCGCCCACCGCGCCGCCGCCGAGCGCCCCGCCCGCCGGACGCCCGACGCCCGCGCCCACCCCGCCGACCGGGCCACCGACCGGGTCTCCGCCGTCGGCGGCGGTCACTCCCACGACGCCGCGTCCGCCGGCACCGACGGCCGCCGGCACGCGACGGCCGGACCCGGTGACGATCGAGCTGTGGTACGTGCGGTCCGGCCTGCTCGTCCCCACCCGGCGTACCCGGCCGGCCACCGTCGCGACGTCCCGGCTCGCGCTTGCCGAACTGGCAGCCGGGCCCACACCGGCCGAGGCCGCCACCGGCATGGTCACCCTGCTGCCGGCAGGTGTCGAGGTCACCCGGATCGCCGACGGCGTGGCGACGCTCGGGCCCGTCCCGTCCGGCGACGACCCGGCGGAGCGTCGGCGGCTGCGCGAGGCGCAGGTGGTGTTCACACTCACCCAGTTCCCCACCGTCCGGCAGGTCCGCTTCCCCGGCGGCGCACCTGTCGGCCGGTCCGACTATCCGGACCTGCTCGCGCCGATCGTGGTCACCGCCCCGAGCGTCGGCGACCGGGTGACCGCCCCGCTGACCGTCACCGGCACCGCCGACGTGTTCGAGGCCACGGTGAGCATCCGGGTGCTGGACGCCGCCGGCCGGGAGGTGGCCGCCGGCTTCGGCGCCGCCAGCTGCGGCAGTGGCTGCCGGGGCGCCTACCGCCTGGTGATCGACTGGCGCGCGGCCCGCGAGCAGCACGGCACGATCGAGGTGTACGAGGTGTCCGCGCGCGACGGCTCCCGGATCCACACGGTCGCCGTGCCGGTGATCCTCACGCCGAGCGGGAGCTGA
- a CDS encoding RICIN domain-containing protein, producing MFVALVVAVSAGLGLGVTRSAQAAPTFKVLAFYNGTWDAAHIDFDRDARAWFPQAAAQYGFSWEATTNWGLLNTANLAQYKVVMFLDDAPPAAQRPAFEQYMRNGGAWMGFHVSAFTTDPSSWSWYYNTFLGSGAFQTNTWEPTRVTMRADNRTHPATQALPATFGSSFSEWYSWSNDLRQNPDIDILASVDPSSFPVGTDPNQSWYGGYYPLVWSNKRYKMLYANFGHNRMNYSTNTGLSSTFDSPQQNKLLIDGLHWLAGVGTVPTSTPTPTPTGSAGPISPTAWHTVVNRGSGKCVDARAAGTANGTAIQQYACNSSAAQQYQFAPTSGGYLRVNNRGNSAQVLDVTDRSTADSAPIQLWSYSGGNNQQWRAESEGGGYYRLVNRSSGKCLDVPGASTADSVQLIQYACNGTAAQSFRLVPQS from the coding sequence GTGTTCGTCGCCCTCGTCGTCGCCGTGAGCGCCGGCCTCGGCCTCGGCGTCACGCGCAGCGCGCAGGCCGCGCCGACGTTCAAGGTCCTGGCCTTCTACAACGGCACCTGGGACGCCGCGCACATCGACTTCGACCGCGACGCCCGCGCCTGGTTCCCGCAGGCCGCCGCCCAGTACGGCTTCTCCTGGGAGGCCACCACCAACTGGGGTCTGCTGAACACCGCCAACCTGGCCCAGTACAAGGTCGTCATGTTCCTCGACGACGCGCCGCCCGCCGCGCAACGCCCCGCGTTCGAGCAGTACATGCGCAACGGCGGGGCGTGGATGGGCTTCCACGTCAGCGCGTTCACCACCGACCCGTCGAGCTGGAGCTGGTACTACAACACCTTCCTCGGCTCCGGCGCCTTCCAGACCAACACCTGGGAGCCGACCCGCGTCACGATGCGCGCCGACAACCGCACCCACCCGGCCACCCAGGCGCTCCCGGCGACCTTCGGGTCGTCGTTCAGCGAGTGGTACTCCTGGAGCAACGACCTGCGACAGAATCCGGACATCGACATCCTGGCCTCCGTCGACCCGTCCAGCTTCCCGGTCGGCACGGACCCCAACCAGTCCTGGTACGGCGGCTACTACCCGCTGGTGTGGAGCAACAAGCGCTACAAGATGCTGTACGCCAACTTCGGGCACAACCGCATGAACTACAGCACCAACACCGGCCTGTCCTCGACCTTCGACAGCCCGCAGCAGAACAAGCTGCTCATCGACGGTCTGCACTGGCTCGCCGGCGTCGGCACGGTGCCCACGTCGACGCCCACGCCCACCCCGACCGGCAGCGCCGGCCCGATCTCGCCGACCGCCTGGCACACGGTCGTCAACCGGGGCAGCGGCAAGTGCGTGGACGCCCGCGCCGCCGGCACCGCCAACGGCACCGCCATCCAGCAGTACGCCTGCAACAGCAGCGCCGCCCAGCAGTACCAGTTCGCGCCGACGAGCGGCGGCTACCTGCGGGTCAACAACCGGGGCAACAGCGCCCAGGTGCTCGACGTGACCGACCGGTCGACAGCCGACTCGGCGCCCATCCAGCTGTGGTCGTACAGCGGCGGCAACAACCAGCAGTGGCGGGCCGAGTCCGAGGGAGGCGGCTACTACCGGCTGGTGAACCGCAGCAGCGGCAAGTGCCTGGACGTGCCGGGAGCGTCCACGGCGGACAGCGTCCAGCTCATCCAGTACGCCTGCAACGGCACCGCGGCGCAGTCCTTCCGGCTGGTGCCGCAGTCGTAG
- a CDS encoding maleylpyruvate isomerase family mycothiol-dependent enzyme, protein MSTAADQIIHALRSGHEELAALVRDLKEDDLRRPSGASEWQVSQVLSHLGSGAEIGLAALTAAREGTAGPDGDFNRTVWARWDAMSPEEHAAGFLESNQRLVEAYEALDADTRSTLRIDLGFLPEPVDVATAARFRLSEFALHQWDAEVAFNSFAAVTPEAVPLLIEQIGGMLGWTSRPQELAGRQATLLVRLRDPERTFGLRLGEQIELTDAPEQPDGELSLPAETWLRLVVGRLGPQYTPDGVQVTGPLALDDLRRVFVGF, encoded by the coding sequence ATGTCCACGGCTGCCGACCAGATCATCCACGCGCTACGCTCCGGCCACGAGGAGCTTGCCGCGCTCGTGCGCGACCTCAAGGAAGACGACCTGCGCCGCCCCTCCGGGGCCAGCGAGTGGCAGGTCTCCCAGGTACTCAGCCACCTCGGCAGCGGCGCGGAGATCGGCCTCGCGGCGCTGACCGCGGCCCGCGAGGGCACGGCCGGACCGGACGGCGACTTCAACCGCACCGTCTGGGCGCGCTGGGACGCCATGTCCCCCGAGGAGCACGCGGCCGGCTTCCTGGAGTCCAACCAGCGGCTGGTCGAGGCGTACGAGGCGCTTGACGCCGACACCCGCTCGACACTGCGGATCGACCTCGGCTTCCTGCCGGAGCCGGTCGACGTCGCCACCGCCGCCCGGTTCCGGCTCAGCGAGTTCGCCCTGCACCAGTGGGACGCCGAGGTGGCGTTCAACTCGTTCGCGGCGGTGACGCCGGAGGCGGTGCCGCTGCTGATCGAGCAGATCGGCGGCATGCTGGGCTGGACGAGCCGGCCGCAGGAGCTGGCCGGCCGACAGGCCACCCTGCTGGTACGGCTGCGGGACCCGGAGCGGACGTTCGGGCTGCGGCTGGGCGAGCAGATCGAACTGACCGACGCGCCTGAGCAGCCCGACGGTGAGCTGTCCCTGCCGGCCGAGACGTGGCTGCGGCTGGTGGTCGGCCGGCTCGGGCCGCAGTACACGCCGGACGGCGTGCAGGTGACCGGGCCGCTGGCCCTGGACGACCTGCGCCGGGTCTTCGTCGGCTTCTGA
- a CDS encoding M15 family metallopeptidase yields the protein MRRSGRVGGGVVLALVAVLGGCSHPQPRARPAAPVPASAPVATSASPRPATATPTATGGLPGFVVLTALDPRIHADIRYATAHNFVGRPIAGYREPLCLLTRQAAEALRRVQDAALAGGHSLKVYDCYRPQPAVDDFVAWSKRPGEQQTRAEFYPDVAKDRLFADGYIGAPTAHSRGSTLDLTLVDEPPASQPAYVPGQRLVPCTASPGRRFADNSIDMGTGFDCFDARAHTADPSITGTARENRQLLRRLMTDAGFVNYDREWWHYSLREEPYPDTFFAAPVARSSLG from the coding sequence GTGCGCAGGTCAGGGCGGGTTGGTGGCGGCGTCGTGCTCGCGCTCGTCGCGGTGCTCGGCGGCTGCTCCCATCCGCAACCGCGTGCCCGCCCGGCGGCCCCGGTGCCCGCCTCGGCCCCGGTCGCCACCTCGGCGAGCCCTCGACCGGCGACCGCGACCCCGACGGCGACCGGCGGGTTGCCGGGCTTCGTGGTGCTGACCGCCCTCGACCCGCGCATCCACGCCGACATCCGCTACGCCACGGCGCACAACTTCGTGGGCCGGCCGATCGCCGGCTACCGCGAGCCGCTGTGCCTGCTCACCAGGCAGGCCGCCGAGGCGCTGCGCCGGGTCCAGGACGCCGCGCTGGCCGGCGGCCACAGCCTCAAGGTGTACGACTGCTACCGCCCACAGCCGGCGGTGGACGACTTCGTCGCCTGGTCGAAGCGCCCCGGCGAGCAGCAGACCAGGGCCGAGTTCTATCCGGACGTGGCCAAGGACCGGCTCTTCGCCGACGGCTACATCGGCGCGCCGACGGCGCACAGTCGGGGCAGTACGCTGGACCTGACCCTCGTCGACGAGCCGCCCGCGAGCCAACCCGCGTACGTGCCCGGGCAGCGTCTCGTCCCCTGCACCGCGTCGCCGGGGCGGCGCTTCGCCGACAACAGCATCGACATGGGTACCGGTTTCGACTGTTTCGACGCCCGGGCGCACACCGCCGACCCGAGCATCACCGGCACGGCCCGGGAGAACCGGCAGTTGCTGCGGCGGTTGATGACCGACGCCGGGTTCGTCAACTACGACCGCGAGTGGTGGCACTACAGCCTGCGCGAGGAGCCGTACCCGGACACCTTCTTCGCCGCCCCGGTGGCCCGCTCCTCGCTCGGCTGA
- a CDS encoding TetR/AcrR family transcriptional regulator: MSAGVGVPAARAARCTAGDLFAVVIDLLREVGYDRMTIDAVAARAHISKATIYRRFDGKAELVVAALRDRQVGVHNPPDTGSLRGDLIELLRATAAICVADCDLMQALTFAMRTSPELERLVRHQVLPAGRVASTAILVRAAARGEIPPDAGERELFHDLAPALTMSRVVAHGLPADDAFLTQVVDQVLIPVLRYQHDRPSQA, encoded by the coding sequence GTGAGCGCGGGCGTCGGGGTGCCGGCCGCCCGGGCCGCGCGGTGCACCGCGGGCGACCTGTTCGCCGTGGTGATCGACCTGCTGCGCGAGGTCGGCTACGACCGGATGACGATCGACGCCGTCGCCGCCCGGGCCCACATCAGCAAGGCCACCATCTACCGGCGCTTCGACGGCAAGGCCGAGCTTGTCGTCGCCGCCCTGCGCGACCGTCAGGTAGGCGTGCACAACCCGCCCGACACCGGCTCGTTGCGGGGCGACCTGATCGAGCTGCTGCGCGCCACCGCCGCCATCTGCGTCGCCGACTGCGACCTGATGCAGGCCCTGACCTTCGCCATGCGGACCAGCCCGGAGCTGGAACGCCTGGTGCGCCACCAGGTGCTGCCCGCCGGTCGGGTGGCCAGCACCGCGATCCTCGTCCGCGCCGCCGCCCGTGGGGAGATCCCCCCGGATGCCGGTGAACGGGAGTTGTTCCACGACCTGGCGCCCGCGCTCACCATGTCCCGCGTCGTCGCGCACGGGCTGCCCGCCGACGACGCGTTCCTCACCCAGGTCGTCGACCAGGTGCTGATCCCGGTGCTCCGCTACCAGCACGACCGCCCGTCCCAGGCCTGA